The nucleotide window ACACTGCACTCGCTTTGTCTTACGTTGTTTCTTTCTTCTAGTCTTCACATCTAAAGACGCATAGCACACCTCTTCATCTTCACCCTGGAATAAAAAGTACATGACATAATATTCAGGTCTAAACCCTAAGCTGTTTTATTAACTGTTCTCTccaattattctttatttattaccTGTTTAACATTCTATagcttttacaaatattttatatacaaaattataaacaaatatttttcaaaagcaCTTCAGATAAATACAGACTAAGTGTCCATAATGAGTGTGAGTGTTTGTATTGTTCATACCTCTACTGTATTTCTTCTTTGCAGTTGGACTTTTTGATCTGTTACAGCATCTAAAACCCAATAACATTAAATCCAGAAATCACTTACATGCAATACttgaatggtttaattaataGTGCAGTATAAAACTGTGCATGCAGGCATTACTAATACAAGGTATGCAGACTGAGAAAGGCTGTTGATCTGTATGTTAAAATATGTGAATTACCTGTAGTTTTCTTGTGACAGAAGCAGTAGATGGAGATGGAAAAGAGGATAGAGAAGAGGAGAACACACAGCGAACACACACCGAACAGCAGATTCCAGCAGAGAACACACTCTGAGACAGCAGGAACAGAACAGGACGTCTCTTTCTCaagataaaacaaacacaaatgtatTGATACATTTTGATTAAATGATAGCTTCTTCATTGGTGAAGTGTTCTTGAAGATCTATCTGTACACAATGATGTAATTGATAAATGATCAGATTTTTTTCACACCTGCTACAGAAAGATGAGTTGTTCGATTTCCATATCGGTACATAGCAGATCCAGAGATTTTGCTTTTTTTATCCTTATTTACCATATTATCTGTTTTTACACAGTAGTACAGGCCCAGATCAGAGACACTGATGTTAGCAATATGCAGATCATAAGAACTGCTGGAGATGTTGTGGATTAACCTGAAACGCATATCCAGGTTCCATTTTGCGAAATCTATAATGAGAGAGGGCTGGTTTTTATGAGAACAGATTCTTATCCATATGATCATGAAACCAGTAGGTGAAGAGAGATCACAGTAGAGAGTGATGTTTTCTCCTGGTCTGACTTTCATCTCCACTTCTTCTCCAGAGATTTTTCTCGGACTGCACAACAAAACAGCTGTAAAGTAACAGTGCAAAGTAActttataaaacaattataatactTGTACCACCATACAGTTATGCATTACTTTATTAACAGTGACAttcacttaaataaaattaaaaatataattagatttttttcttacaCATCAGCAGGATGAGAGTAAGTCGTGGCGTCTCCATGTCAGTGAGTGATTGTGAGTAACTGACACTGGTGAGGGTCTTAATGCACACAAACAGCTCTGATCTGATTGTCTCACATCAATGGAAACTTTTACATTGGgttattgtgtgtatatacaggGGAAGGacagtgttaaccaatcagggtttttttttttttttgctgtgacatCAGGTGATTTGTAGCATCTGATTGGTTCACAAATAGAGACATCatcaaatcatcatcatcaagcaGATACAGTGTGGAGGTCAAATATAATCTTTTGAATGACAGATCAGTGCAGCATCACAAAAACTTACTTCACACACAAACGTGTGATTAACACTTCAATTGGAGGCCCTAGccacaaataatataataattgcaCAGAGAAATGATTTTGTTTCAATCACATTCATAAGAGTTAAATATAATGACAGGCAATTTACATAAAAGAGCAACATAACTGATGTGGATGCTAATACAGTACAGTTACTATTAGAGTTATCTTTATAGTTATCATTCTTTGTTTTGATGACACTCAATTCAGTAGCATGTCAACATGACTGTCAAAACAGGAAATCGCAGCTTTAGACCACTGAGAGCCAACACCTTTGTTACAGATCCTTCACAGCTCTAAGTTTATCACTGACCAAAAGTATTTCCTTTAGTTGTTGTTTAGTTTCATATGCTGGTTACGGTGCACATATCTGCACAGGAAGCTTGCTTTAATAACTGTGTTAGTGTTACTacaaaaatatagctgtatatgtTTTTGGTTTTGTCTTCCTTATTATCTCAAACACATTTCTGAAATGGTTCAGGAATAATGTGATAAGAACTATAAGTCTGAAGCCGTGATCACAcagccccatagacttccattcatacatatGCAAAGGCAGCAGACCAAGAATGCAACCTGAGCGAGACCATCagagaatcaaaacatgacctctctgtacagaaatttgaAATATGGGGCAATAGTGAGCAatagcaaactccacacagaaaggcctcctggtgcagccaggactcaaactagcgactgtgctgtgaggtgaaagcgcaaaccactgagcctccaAGCTACCccttgtcacaatcaccagcgatcgtgACTCCTAAGATCACTGGATCTCATTTACAATAACTTAAATTACTACAATtctgccatttctggactacattttcatacatgcactccgctcacagacacacatgcttcctcattctgCCTGATTACActtgcaccacctgaggattgtcaaagactgattacacacactatttaagcagcacacatactcattcacattgctgagtcttgttatctgtaaaCTAGCACTACACTATGGATCCAGCATTAATTAAAATCATGTGCCTGCGTCAGTGAGCACGGTCAATTGAAGAATATGtggatgactttattaatctggcacATTTAACATCACTGGATGAGGTAtgcctgatgatattttttcatgGTGAGCTATCTGAGCCATTATATTCAAAGATGTCATTAAATGATCCTCAATGATACAGTGTACAGCAAGACCAGATGACAACAGGGCTTGCTGTAAACCCCACTGAAACATTTATGCTGGCATCACTATCACTCCTGTCTCCTGAACATCAGTTACCTGACAAGATGGCcgcctccagtcctccagctcacgaGATGGCcgcctccagtcctccagctcacgaGATGGCAGCCTCCAGTCCTTCAACTCACGAGATGGCCGCCTGTCCTGAGTCTGTTCCTTTTACTGAAGGGCCATCGCCAGAGCCGCTACTGCTGACTCCCCCAAAcctgccagagtcgacgccgaCGCCGCCAGAGCTGGCAGAGTCgacgccagagctgccagagtcgACGTTACCACTAGAGCCACTACTGCTAGTACAGCCAGAGCCACCGCCGCTGCCAGAGCCACTGCCGCCAGTACAGCCAGAGCTGCCAGAACCACTGCCACTGCCAGAGCTGCTGCCACTGCCAGAGCCACTGTTGCCAGTACTCCCAGAGCCGCCACCACCTGAGCTCCCTAAATGgctgccgcctgagcttcctgaatggccaccgccaccgcctgagcttcctgaatggccaccgccaccgcctgagcttcctgaatggctgccgccgcctgagcttcctgattggccgccgcctgagcttcctgaatggtcGCCCCCACAGCCTCATGATTCAGGCCCTCTGCAGTTTCACTCTCCaggtcctccgcagctccacgctccaggcccgccTCAGCTATGTGTTTCAGGAACGCccccgctgcatggtcctggccctccaaccCTCCCCCTGTTCtgcctccgctccacctcccgcctgaacaTTATTAGAATCGTCTGAAGCCACTTGTTAGTGGGGGGgttctgtcacaatcaccagcgatcgtaACTCCTAAGATCACTGGATCTCATTTACAGTATCTTATGGACTACAATtctgccatttctggactacattttcatacttGCACTCcgctcacagacacacatgcttcctcactCTAACActtgcaccacctgaggattgtcaaagactgattacacacactatttaagcagcacacatactcattcacattgccgagtcttgtcaTCTGTAAAGTAGCACTACAACGCATTTTCctagtcttgttttcctgtgttttgaccttagcctagtttgtctttttgtctttgtctgccgcctgccttacgacctttCGCCTGTtatttgactacgattctggactgcctctatacatctgtttgcaccagtgttgaccattgcttgcctgaccactgaataaacctgcatctGGATTCTACTTCAGTTGTCTTTGTCACTCCCCGTGTTACGCCCCTACACTATCATTTATGGCAAAATGACACAGGCAAAATGACACAGGTTGCCCCCTAAACCTAATAACTGGTTGGGCCACCCTTAACAGCAACTCCAACTAAGCATTTTTTGATAACTTGCAATGAATTTGTTAGAGCGGTCTGTTATCTTTGCAGAACTGTtttaattcagccacattggagggtTTCGAGCataaactgcatttttaagcACATGCACTACATTTCAGTTGGATTCAGGCCCGAACTTTGACTAGGCTACATCAGATGTGAACTTGCTGGTGTGCTTTAGTTCACTTCAGCTTGAGATCACTAACAGATGGCCAGACAATCTCTTTTAGGATGTTTTAGTACACAACCGAATTCATGGTTCTGTTTATCACAGCAAGTCTTCCAGGTCATAAAGCAGCAAAACAGCTCCACACCATCACGCTATCACCACCACATTTTCCTGTTAGTATGGTGCTCTTTTTGTGAAATTTGCTGTTATTTTTATGTAACACATAATGGGACACACCTTacaaaaagttaatttttttcttgtcagTCCACAGAGAATTTTTCTAAAAGTCTTGGGAATCATCAAGATGTTTTCTGGGAAAACTGAGACAAACCTTTATATTCTTTTTGCTCAGCAGTGGTTTTCGTCTTCAAACTCTGCAAAGCAAACATTTTTGCAGTCTCTTTCTTATGGCGGAGTCATGAACATTCACCTTGGGAATGAGGGAAGATGTCATTAAATGAGGGAAGAGGCCTACAGTTCTTTGATGTTGTTGTGGGGTCTTTTGAGACATCTTGGATGAGTTGTCGCTTCTCTATTGGGGTAATTTTGGTCAGCCGTCCACTCCTGGGAAGGTTCGTTACAGTTCCATGTTTGCTATTTGTAGACACTGACTCTCACTGTGGTTCACTGCACTCTCAAAACTTTCGAAATCTATAACCTTTTCCAGACGGATAGATGTAATTTCATttctttaacatttgtttttggatcttggcatgatgtctagcttttgagtATCTTTTGGTTTCCCTCTCTTTGTCAAGAAGCTCCTATTAaagtgatttcttgattgcaAACAAGTGTGGCAGTAATCTAGCCTGGATGTGGCAAGAGAAATTGAACTCAGCTGTGATAAACCCCAGTTAAGTTATGTTTTAACAGCAGGCACCTTGTTCTTACAGCTCTTGGTCCTGTCCCCCTTGCCACACAGACATTTCTTAAAAAACTGAGCAAGTGTCCATAATGGACATGAGTGTTCGTATTGTTCATACCTCGACTGTTTTTCTACATTGCTGCGTGTCTATTTGATGTTGCAGCAATCAAAGTTCATCAAATCTGTTTCATAAGTATTTCATTATGTTGTGTTCAGACAAAGATGTTGCAAAGTAAGACTGCAGGCGTTGATCTGTATATTAAACTGTGGAAATGTAAAAGATGAGTGTGAATTTGTGTGCAAATGTAACTTCTGTTTATCTTATTGACAGATGTGTTATTGACATTATGTGTGGTATTAAATAAGCTGTGTTCacacaattaatattattatttacacatcCACACACTAAAAACACCACTTattgaattaaaaattattttaaattaaggggttgcaaactatttatttaggctgaatttaaacaaacatatgaagttgaccattgctaaatttaatttgtttgtttgtaaattcagctcatataaattcattcatttattttccttttcagcttagtccctgtattaaacaggggtcgtcacagcagaacgaaccgccaacttcgCCAGCACATGTTATTACCCGgtgaatgcccttctagccgcaaccaagtactgggaaacacccatgcactcttgcattcacacacatacactatggacaatttagcttacacaattcacaaatcagcaactttcttgcttttAGGTAACAGCAATTtgcactgcgccaccgtgtcgcctctcATATAaaaagtttgcaacaattttgccaAAATCAATTTTTCTGTGCACCACATATAAAACATTAACAACACAGTTAACAACACTGACGACCATCTTGCAATCTAATGAATCCTCTGATACTTTAAAgcttttaagcatttaaatgtgtaTAGTGAAAGAATATTGTATGAATGCTAATATAGCTAGTTATCAATACAGTTATCTCTATTAGCTTTCTTTATATGATCAAGAACTAATTCagcaaaaacaacatcaaaacagTAAACTAAAGCTTATATTTAGAGCACTGAGAGAAAACACTGCAAGTATGCAGCACTTATATATATAGTAGAGCTAATAATTTAGCACATTTCCATCATTAGAGGTTATGCAGAGACAATGTTTTTAAGTTCATTCCTTTTAAAAGAAATGGTCTGCATGtactcttttgttgtgtttattttgatcttgtttttattgtttttattgacatttttattgatatttgatctttgttcttgttttcaggtttgctggagtttggaggagtttgtcagatgggtgaaaaccgcagtgagtgttttagtttttatttgtttatgatcaatcatgatatgatgttgtgtaatgtttggggaaatgtgatgtaaataaactggtacaaatgaacccatttcaacacaactgttccccgatataagtgatcagatgtcttttattctctgtagatgcagctactaaagttaattgttgattaattcttataatcttataataaacgtgatatgttgttgttgttgtcgttgtctcaggccgctccagatccaggagttctgctttcatccaggcagctgttcaggacgtcaggacacatgatggtgatggtgaaaccCAGACCGTGAGCCAAGAGCTTGATGGATTTCTCGCACCTCTGCCTTCCCTGTTGGCCAAATCTGTGTccacagatcagggtaacaggaagaggaagcggcagagcggcagccagcaaacaccagaagatgaacgtccgtccacctcatctagaagagctctcaaacgctctcgcagaggtcagaatggcttattgaagaagtgatgatgatgtttcagtaatgctcttttacagttttctctactgctgcatgttttctttgaacacacatttctactgctcctctgtgttgcagacgcgtatgcaaagggcccactgctgggagacggtggatttggctctgtgtttgctgggatgcgcaggtctgatggactgccagtaagtcgttttctccgctcttcattcaaacagcctttagaaatcctgatctcagtaaatgtgatgtgtgaggatcaggcaggtgtgatttattatgctttatctgtctacaggtcgccatcaagtatgtgtctaaagagcggacacagaggagactgagagttgtgagttcagtgtgaacctgttgttgtgtttgatgtttcattgggttctgaatccaatcgtttgtcctgcaggaaggtcagggtcggctgccgctggaggtggcactgatgacccgcgtcaattcagctcctgcctgccccaacgtcctgcagctgctagactggtttgaccgtcccagacgctacatcctgatcctggagcgtccggatccctgccaagacctccagagcttctgtgaggagaacgacTGTCTGGATGAGGGTCTGGCCAAGAAAGTGTtggtgcagctgatcgcggctctgaaacactgcgagagccgcggagtcctgcaccgggacgtcaagccagagaacctgctgatctccacagagtcccaggacatcaagctgctggacttcggctgtggagatctgctcaagcgctcggcctacaaatacttcgcaggtgggtttgtgttgcagaaggaaacactctgtggatgtttgtgagcttttgatgatccaccaaagggaatttgtgtgtgctggagtgttttgaacgggtgtttgtgtctccttgtgtctctcaggaactattcaatacgctccacctgagtggttctgcagacagcgctaccatgcgggtccagctacggtgtggtcagtaggagtgaccctcttcaacatcctgtgcaaccgtttccccttcggaggctcactgagggtcacgtccaggagcaaactgaccttccccataactctgtcaacaggtaagagactcactgagagatcagcagaagtgtgttgctctgtgtttctgaacacggtgttgtgtgtatcagagtgccgtcagctgattggctggtgtctcagtccagcggcggctgatcggcccagtttggacgatattgagcgccatccctggttacagtgaacaggtggccagtgacttgACACTTATCTGAGTGACGCACTCATGGCTTTGATTGTGTTGTTAGGGTCAGTCTGGATTAATGATCTTAATGATTTGTGTAGGGTGAGCAGGAGTCACACAGGAAGTGCAGAGAACTGCTTCCTGATCACCTGCAGAATGAGGAGTGGGCATTAACTAATGGCCGACTCACCCAGGGCCGGGGCCCCTTTACCTGCACTAAGCCACCGCTTCAGATGAATTTAATGTTAAtagggattttaataataaacgtattatttagacaaataatccaggtgtagtgtcttcctagagtgactggagagagctcaaataaagggagagttcacacagaaatccagatttactcactgtttactcaaactcaagcggtttcaaatctttaagagtttcttgttttctgttttgcacaaaataaaatgttttgaagaagctgaaaacctgtaaccgttgactttcatagtagcaaaaacaaacaagtcaatgggtacagcttttcagctttcttcaaaatatcttcctttgtattgaacagaataaagaaactcaaacaggtttggagcaagtgaaagggagttaatgatacagaattgttattttggggtgaactatccatttaagtcctcttaatggaggttttcataatggttttaaaatgaagattgcagctctactgactgaggctaaaggtgtgatgaaatattgttttggttgttattccattaaatgatcttatagatctataatatataagttttggtggagttgttgtggtaatttgcccacagtagcagtaaaacctctgaaatggtgtacacatctgatgatctaagacctagttttttgtttttttaatattaggaatgttcagagctctgttagatgtacatttgcattctacatttctgttgttgtagcagggagatgtttgttttgtggcatgaaaagagtttaagaacttcagttttagctgggagtactactgcatatgcactcatgtgattggcttaaattatattaaactgagagacccagaaacaacactgagtcctttctgagactgcaagtcaaatattctgaaaaaaacatttaacctttcttaaatgtatttacatttttaatcattaaaaacttacaatattagaatcaatgaaaataggatgcagatgccagaacattgtcattaacactcttttgaatcatatttctactaaagaacaatgactttagtttactc belongs to Danio rerio strain Tuebingen ecotype United States chromosome 1, GRCz12tu, whole genome shotgun sequence and includes:
- the LOC141374986 gene encoding uncharacterized protein isoform X1; its protein translation is MGENRSRSRSRSSAFIQAAVQDVRTHDGDGETQTVSQELDGFLAPLPSPLAKSVSTDQGNRKRKRQSGSQQTPEDERPSTSSRRALKRSRRDAYAKGPLLGDGGFGSVFAGMRRSDGLPVAIKYVSKERTQRRLRVEGQGRLPLEVALMTRVNSAPACPNVLQLLDWFDRPRRYILILERPDPCQDLQSFCEENGCLDEGLAKKVLVQLIAALKHCESRGVLHRDVKPENLLISTESQDIKLLDFGCGDLLKRSAYKYFAGTIQYAPPEWFCRQRYHAGPATVWSVGVTLFNILCNRFPFGGSLRVTSRSKLTFPITLSTGLLEFGGVCQMGENRSRSRSRSSAFIQAAVQDVRTHDGDGETQTVSQELDGFLAPLPSLLAKSVSTDQGNRKRKRQSGSQQTPEDERPSTSSRRALKRSRRDAYAKGPLLGDGGFGSVFAGMRRSDGLPVAIKYVSKERTQRRLRVEGQGRLPLEVALMTRVNSAPACPNVLQLLDWFDRPRRYILILERPDPCQDLQSFCEENDCLDEGLAKKVLVQLIAALKHCESRGVLHRDVKPENLLISTESQDIKLLDFGCGDLLKRSAYKYFAGTIQYAPPEWFCRQRYHAGPATVWSVGVTLFNILCNRFPFGGSLRVTSRSKLTFPITLSTECRQLIGWCLSPAAADRPSLDDIERHPWLQ